In one window of Candidatus Neomarinimicrobiota bacterium DNA:
- a CDS encoding strictosidine synthase family protein codes for MKIAIKGILAVIGLLLAYLLFWPVNADPVVWEPPVGPELSGEFEPNDYLQDAEILGLNDGIGPEDVAVDDSGNMYAGYEDGRIIKYDVYGKSLGVFADTKGRPLGLAFDADGNLIIADANKGLLSADINGNLIVLTTEVHGIPFAFTDDVDIGPDGKIYFTDASSKYGIHDYRMDLMEHRSWGRLIMHDPKSGLTGTLMGGLYFANGVAVSPDGDFVLVNETSAYRIQKYWLKGEKAGQAETIMENLPGFPDGISSNGKGIFWLALPALRKDIIDNLAGKPFLRKMVLRLPETAQPAPDRHGFVLGIDGNGNVIHNLQHPSPESFSPITSVEEKNGILYLGSLTYPGFARISAPE; via the coding sequence ATGAAAATTGCCATTAAAGGAATCTTGGCTGTTATTGGTCTTCTATTGGCTTATTTATTATTTTGGCCTGTGAATGCAGATCCAGTGGTTTGGGAACCACCCGTGGGGCCAGAATTGTCTGGAGAATTTGAACCGAATGATTATTTACAGGATGCAGAAATCCTAGGATTAAATGATGGTATTGGCCCTGAAGATGTTGCTGTGGATGATTCTGGTAATATGTATGCCGGATATGAAGATGGTAGAATTATTAAATATGATGTATATGGAAAAAGCTTAGGTGTTTTTGCTGATACAAAAGGACGTCCACTGGGGCTAGCCTTCGATGCAGATGGGAATTTGATTATTGCTGATGCCAATAAAGGACTGCTTTCTGCGGATATTAACGGAAATTTGATTGTGCTGACTACAGAGGTCCATGGTATTCCTTTTGCCTTTACTGATGACGTTGATATCGGTCCTGATGGCAAAATATATTTCACCGATGCATCATCAAAATATGGGATTCATGACTACCGTATGGATCTAATGGAACATAGATCATGGGGACGATTAATTATGCATGATCCAAAGTCTGGGTTAACCGGAACCCTAATGGGTGGTCTCTATTTTGCCAATGGTGTTGCGGTTAGTCCCGATGGTGATTTCGTTTTGGTCAATGAAACATCAGCATATCGGATACAGAAATATTGGCTGAAGGGAGAAAAAGCAGGCCAAGCGGAAACCATTATGGAAAATTTACCAGGATTTCCTGATGGCATTTCTTCTAACGGAAAAGGAATATTCTGGCTAGCCCTGCCGGCCCTACGAAAAGATATTATTGATAATTTAGCGGGGAAACCATTCCTACGAAAAATGGTCCTGCGTTTACCGGAAACAGCACAACCGGCGCCGGATCGCCATGGGTTTGTTCTTGGTATTGACGGGAATGGGAATGTGATTCACAACCTTCAACATCCGTCACCTGAATCATTTTCGCCCATTACAAGTGTAGAAGAAAAAAACGGAATACTTTATTTGGGCAGTCTCACCTATCCCGGGTTTGCTCGAATCAGTGCGCCCGAATAA
- a CDS encoding phosphotransferase family protein, translating to MNHNADTISVRSEEQFDEQKLADFLKDKLEGSDKPLTVRQFPGGKANLTYHLDYGSHEYVLRRPPLGPVAPSAHDMGREFSVLSVLHKSFPFAPRAFLFSDNSDIVGAPFFIMERHTGVVVRTKVPSIYDDIPDAGQQMSTALADALAKLHKVDYKSLGLESLGKPEGFIERQVAGWYKRWEAAKHTDIPEMDEIHKWLNDNMPSSGPAVLVHNDYKLDNVMLASDNPGKIEAIFDWDMCTLGDPLADLGALLCYWVDPDDPPFFKQSAMMPMDNTFLTRKELVERYAETSGRDVSEITFYHILGLFRLVGIAAQIYIRFLKGQTQDKRFAIFGDMIPALTQFAVGIIRAH from the coding sequence ATGAATCATAACGCCGATACAATATCCGTCCGATCGGAGGAACAATTTGATGAACAAAAACTTGCGGATTTTCTCAAGGATAAATTAGAGGGATCTGACAAGCCGCTCACCGTTCGTCAATTCCCCGGCGGAAAGGCCAATCTCACTTACCACTTGGATTATGGCTCTCATGAATATGTTTTAAGGCGACCGCCATTAGGTCCGGTGGCACCATCCGCTCACGATATGGGCCGTGAATTCAGTGTATTATCTGTCCTTCACAAATCATTCCCTTTTGCCCCTCGTGCCTTTTTATTCTCTGACAATTCTGATATTGTAGGGGCGCCATTTTTTATCATGGAGCGTCATACGGGAGTCGTAGTTAGAACAAAAGTTCCCTCAATTTATGATGACATCCCTGATGCTGGCCAGCAAATGAGTACCGCCTTGGCAGATGCATTGGCGAAACTCCATAAAGTAGATTATAAATCACTTGGACTTGAATCGTTAGGGAAGCCAGAAGGGTTTATTGAAAGGCAAGTGGCTGGATGGTATAAACGATGGGAAGCGGCCAAACATACGGATATTCCGGAAATGGACGAAATTCACAAATGGCTCAATGACAATATGCCATCTTCTGGTCCAGCCGTATTGGTTCATAATGATTATAAATTGGATAATGTGATGCTCGCATCGGATAACCCAGGAAAGATTGAAGCCATATTCGATTGGGATATGTGTACCCTTGGCGATCCACTCGCTGATTTAGGCGCTTTACTTTGTTATTGGGTGGATCCTGATGATCCGCCATTTTTTAAACAATCGGCTATGATGCCTATGGATAATACATTCCTTACGCGTAAAGAACTGGTAGAACGCTATGCAGAAACCAGCGGACGAGATGTTTCAGAAATTACTTTTTACCATATTTTGGGATTATTTCGATTGGTAGGCATTGCGGCCCAAATCTATATCCGCTTTTTAAAAGGCCAAACCCAAGACAAACGATTTGCCATTTTCGGAGATATGATTCCCGCCTTAACCCAGTTTGCCGTCGGAATTATTCGGGCGCACTGA